From Fundulus heteroclitus isolate FHET01 chromosome 5, MU-UCD_Fhet_4.1, whole genome shotgun sequence, a single genomic window includes:
- the LOC105940177 gene encoding E3 SUMO-protein ligase CBX4, translating into MELPAAGEHVFAVESIEKKRSRKGRVEYLVKWRGWSPRYNTWEPEENILDPRLLDAFQDRERQEQLMGYRKRGPKPKHLLVQVPSFARRSNILANLQGASLEDDGCQKSGPIQMIRPQAQQFQLNSRKLHQYQPLSREREAEQQSNGKKFFYELNSKKHHHYQPDLKLHEPVYPKPRDVKAPELANKGYNLPAVLQQKWVRDKDSGCLTKVKDITMELKKLPADLNGQKGTERAKPKEDASPQSNGVSGGKLKIVKNKNKNGRIVIVMSKYMENGMQTAKIKNGDSEDAERPLQGAESSVERHLAKMKLVKQLGLMNGFAKQPKDDPAVPSSGIKGDCCKQKELSLQAERTAKEQDRPTEVGGEGRLPQDQPLQLTNKLDLPSERGAPEKTGAQNRLHGGLKRHLSDADAEEHGCSKRFLSCRSISAPDTVDSPSQSAVVDQNGRQSPALQQDYGYQDQDEPMDLSIVKSRPAPSACAEPETGTRAEEHAHSHDDTHTQTDTHTESQTETHEPSEEERADSASGSHQQARRDEAFPSFQPCLGNIVITDITANCLTVTFKEYISA; encoded by the exons ATGGAGCTACCCGCCGCTGGAGAGCACGTCTTTGCGGTGGAGAGCATCGAGAAGAAGCGCAGCAGAAAG GGGAGGGTCGAGTATCTGGTCAAGTGGAGAGGATGGTCTCCAAG ATACAACACATGGGAGCCAGAGGAAAACATCCTGGATCCAAGGCTGCTCGACGCTTTCCAAGACAG gGAACGTCAGGAGCAGCTGATGGGTTACCGCAAGAGAGGACCCAAGCCTAAGCACCTTCTTGTTCAG GTGCCGTCGTTTGCCAGGAGGTCCAACATTCTGGCGAACCTTCAGGGGGCGTCCCTGGAAGACGACGGCTGTCAGAAGTCCGGCCCTATCCAGATGATTCGCCCGCAGGCCCAGCAGTTCCAGCTGAACAGCAGGAAGCTTCACCAGTACCAGCCGCTGAGCAGGGAGCGTGAGGCCGAGCAGCAATCCAACGGCAAGAAGTTCTTCTACGAGCTCAACAGCAAGAAGCACCACCACTACCAGCCGGACCTGAAGCTGCACGAACCCGTTTACCCCAAGCCCCGGGACGTCAAGGCCCCGGAGCTGGCGAACAAAGGGTACAACCTGCCGGCGGTGCTGCAGCAGAAGTGGGTTCGGGACAAAGACTCGGGCTGTCTGACCAAAGTGAAGGACATCACCATGGAGCTGAAGAAACTGCCAGCCGACCTTAACGGACAGAAGGGGACAGAGAGGGCGAAACCGAAAGAGGACGCCTCCCCGCAGTCCAACGGCGTCAGCGGCGGTAAGCTGAAGATCGtcaagaacaagaacaagaacGGGCGGATCGTCATTGTCATGAGCAAATACATGGAGAACGGAATGCAGACCGCCAAGATCAAAAACGGCGACTCCGAAGATGCGGAGAGGCCACTGCAAGGAGCGGAGAGCAGCGTGGAGAGGCACCTGGCAAAGATGAAACTTGTTAAGCAGCTTGGCCTAATGAACGGATTCGCCAAGCAACCCAAAGACGATCCGGCCGTTCCCAGTTCTGGAATAAAAGGAGATTGCTGCAAGCAGAAGGAACTGTCCCTTCAAGCAGAGCGGACTGCCAAGGAGCAGGACAGACCCACGGAGGTCGGGGGCGAGGGGCGCCTTCCGCAGGATCAGCCTTTACAGCTGACCAACAAGCTTGATCTCCCCTCAGAGAGGGGCGCTCCAGAGAAAACGGGAGCCCAGAACAGGCTTCACGGAGGACTAAAGCGACACCTTTCAGACGCGGACGCCGAGGAACACGGATGCAGTAAAAGGTTTCTGAGTTGCAGGAGCATCAGCGCTCCTGACACGGTGGACTCGCCCTCCCAAAGCGCCGTCGTTGACCAAAACGGACGCCAGAGTCCGGCTCTACAGCAGGACTACGGCTACCAAGACCAGGACGAACCCATGGACCTTAGCATCGTCAAGTCGAGGCCCGCGCCTTCAGCCTGTGCCGAGCCGGAGACGGGGACGCGAGCAGAGGAGCACGCGCATTCACACGacgacacgcacacacagacgGACACGCACACGGAAAGCCAGACTGAAACACACGAGCCGTCAGAGGAGGAGCGAGCTGACTCTGCGTCTGGTTCCCACCAGCAAGCCAGAAGAGACGAGGCCTTCCCTTCGTTCCAGCCTTGCCTCGGGAACATAGTCATCACGGACATTACTGCGAACTGCCTCACGGTTACCTTTAAGGAATACATATCGGCATAA